A window of Mucilaginibacter sp. PAMC 26640 contains these coding sequences:
- a CDS encoding pyrrolo-quinoline quinone: MKLIFSVTSAIILAGAVLSCQRSKPQVGEEYRGWSAYGGTKDGSRYSTSEEINLQNVTRLKQVWFYCTNDKDTAGKTQNQCNPIMVEGMLYGSSPKLKLFSLNAATGKQNWIFDPASVDTVGRNQPMAYYKVNRGVVYWQDADGNNKRVFYNVGNKVYCIDIQTGKPVLNFGDGGYLDMTENVGRTVHSFVASTTPGIIYKNVLIMGVRVAESEDAAPAPIRAYDALTGKLRWSFNTIPHPGEKGYETWENKDAWKTLGGANNWSGMSLDEQRGIVYIPTGSIGGDFYGGNRKGTNLYANSLIALNAGTGKYIWHFQFVHHDLWDRDLPANPNLVTIKHKGKIIDAVAQITKNGYIFMFDRTNGKPIFPINEVPVPINGLPGEQPWPTQPIPTLPQPFARQNFGPGDVTDISPETHKDMMGKYLKVKNRAMFSPPSKEGGWIFPGFDGGGEWGGAAVDQQTKIMYINSSEMPWAQVMIDVPKNDKNDHTLAGAGHAVYNQRCIACHGADLKGNGSSIPSLLVLEKKYNELQVRNIIENGRNMMPSFKAIPEGEKKALVSFLLKLPEKEATGPTGRGGLQQTLTVDKNSLPSAPYTMAGYNRFVDKDGYPGIKPPWGTLNAVDLTTGKLLWKVPLGEFAELTKKGIPITGTENYGGPLVTKGGLVFIAATKDEKICAFDKKNGKMVWQAQLPAAGYATPAAYEIDGKQYIVIACGGGKIGSKSGDSYVAFAL; the protein is encoded by the coding sequence ATGAAGCTAATATTTTCTGTTACGTCAGCTATTATTTTAGCGGGCGCTGTTTTGTCGTGTCAAAGGTCAAAGCCACAAGTAGGGGAAGAATATAGAGGATGGTCGGCCTATGGCGGTACAAAAGATGGCTCTCGATATTCTACCAGTGAGGAAATAAACCTGCAAAATGTGACCCGTTTAAAACAGGTCTGGTTTTATTGTACAAATGATAAAGATACTGCCGGTAAAACACAAAACCAGTGTAACCCAATTATGGTGGAAGGAATGCTATATGGCTCTTCACCCAAACTGAAGCTTTTCTCTCTAAATGCAGCTACCGGTAAACAAAACTGGATCTTTGATCCGGCCTCGGTTGATACTGTTGGGCGAAACCAACCGATGGCTTATTATAAAGTGAACAGAGGTGTGGTTTACTGGCAGGATGCCGATGGCAACAACAAGCGGGTGTTTTACAATGTGGGGAATAAGGTTTACTGCATCGATATACAAACCGGCAAGCCTGTGCTAAACTTCGGTGATGGCGGCTATTTGGACATGACCGAAAACGTGGGCCGCACAGTCCACTCGTTCGTGGCATCTACAACACCCGGGATTATTTATAAAAATGTACTCATCATGGGCGTGCGCGTGGCCGAGAGTGAAGATGCCGCACCTGCACCTATCCGCGCTTATGATGCCCTAACCGGTAAATTACGCTGGAGTTTCAATACCATACCACATCCCGGCGAAAAGGGCTATGAAACCTGGGAGAACAAAGATGCCTGGAAAACACTTGGCGGTGCCAATAACTGGTCGGGTATGTCGCTGGATGAGCAACGCGGAATTGTTTATATCCCAACAGGTTCCATCGGGGGTGATTTTTATGGCGGTAACCGAAAGGGCACTAACCTCTACGCTAATTCGCTGATTGCTCTAAATGCCGGTACAGGTAAATACATCTGGCATTTCCAGTTTGTACACCATGATCTCTGGGACCGCGACCTTCCGGCCAATCCTAACCTGGTGACCATAAAACACAAAGGTAAAATCATAGATGCGGTTGCCCAGATCACCAAGAACGGCTATATTTTTATGTTCGACCGAACGAATGGAAAACCCATTTTCCCGATCAATGAAGTGCCCGTGCCAATTAACGGGCTGCCCGGCGAGCAGCCTTGGCCAACGCAGCCTATCCCCACGTTGCCGCAGCCTTTTGCCCGGCAAAATTTTGGGCCTGGGGATGTTACCGACATCAGCCCGGAAACTCATAAAGATATGATGGGGAAATATCTGAAAGTAAAAAATCGGGCGATGTTCAGTCCGCCAAGCAAGGAAGGCGGCTGGATCTTCCCCGGGTTTGATGGTGGCGGAGAATGGGGCGGGGCTGCGGTAGACCAGCAAACCAAGATCATGTATATCAACAGCAGTGAAATGCCCTGGGCCCAGGTAATGATAGATGTACCTAAGAACGATAAAAATGACCACACACTTGCCGGTGCCGGGCATGCTGTTTATAATCAGCGCTGTATAGCCTGCCACGGTGCAGATTTAAAAGGTAACGGATCCAGCATACCATCATTACTAGTTCTCGAAAAGAAGTACAACGAATTACAGGTACGCAACATTATTGAGAACGGGCGCAATATGATGCCATCGTTCAAAGCCATACCCGAAGGTGAAAAGAAGGCACTAGTCAGCTTTTTGCTCAAGCTGCCCGAGAAGGAAGCAACCGGCCCAACAGGCAGGGGCGGCTTACAGCAAACATTAACAGTTGATAAGAATAGTTTGCCATCTGCACCTTATACCATGGCAGGCTACAACCGGTTTGTTGATAAAGACGGATACCCGGGCATTAAACCGCCATGGGGTACTTTAAACGCAGTGGATCTTACCACTGGTAAACTGTTATGGAAAGTACCGCTGGGGGAATTTGCTGAACTCACTAAAAAAGGCATCCCCATCACGGGTACAGAAAATTATGGCGGTCCGCTGGTTACCAAAGGTGGCTTGGTTTTTATAGCCGCCACCAAAGATGAAAAGATTTGTGCATTTGACAAAAAAAACGGTAAGATGGTTTGGCAGGCTCAACTTCCGGCAGCTGGGTACGCCACACCAGCTGCATATGAGATAGACGGGAAGCAATATATTGTGATAGCATGCGGCGGCGGCAAGATCGGTAGCAAATCGGGAGATAGTTATGTGGCGTTTGCATTGTAA